Below is a window of Rhizobium jaguaris DNA.
ATGCCCGAACCGGCAGGTCGGTCGTCAAGCTTGTGATCAAAGGCGGCAAATCCGCCTGAAATTGCAAAGAATTAGCTTTTGTTGAATTATTGGGCCGGATTCAAGGACTTGTCCGATTCCCCCCCAAAATGGCATTGAAGGCTCACGAAGAGGTTACCATCTCGATTCCAGCGGTTCGGCATGTGGCCGGGCCGCCTTACTGCGAGGATACCTCACGATGAACCACCAGTCAGCATTGCTTCGCCCGGACTGGACTCCGGCTACCATTGCCCTGATGATACTTGGCTTCGTGGTCTTCTGGCCTCTGGGTCTCGCCATGCTTGCCTATATTCTCTTCGGCGAACGCCTGAGAGATTTCAAACGGGATGTGAACCAGAGGGCCGACGGCATGTTTGCCGGCTGCGGCCGCCACCGCGGCCGTTATCGCCAGCATTTCTCCACCGGCAATGTCGCCTTTGACGACTGGCGCCGGGCGGAGCTGGAGCGCCTCGAAGAGGAGCGCCGCAAACTTGATGAAATGCGCGCCGAGTTCGACACTTATGTCCGCGAACTCCGTCGTGCCAAGGATCAGGAAGAGTTCGACCGTTTCATGCGCGACCGTAACAACGTCAAGCGCAACGATGACAACGGCCCGACTTCCGAATTCCAGACGCCGTAATAGCAACCCGCTTCCCATTCAAACCGGCATCCGGCGATGCCGGTTTTTCTTTGCCAGAAACCCGCACGAATCATATAAAACTGCTCTTCATGTTTCCGCTTTCGCCCAGATCTCGCCGACTTGCTCCCAAGCCGCCCGCGCCGGAAACGCGCACATTGGACGTGGCAGGCCGGCTGATGCCCCTGACGATCCGGCAGCATGAGCGGGCCACACGGATCACGCTCAGGATCGAGCCCGGCGGCCGGGCGCTGAAGATGACCATTCCGCGTGGCTTGGCGGCCCGCGAGGTCAATGCCTTCCTCGACCGGCATCAGGGCTGGCTGCTGACGAAGCTTGCGAAATTCTCCACCGGAGGCAGCCTTCAGAGCGGCAGCGAAATCCTTTTGCGCGGCGTCCGCCACCGGATCGAGCACACGGGCAGCCTGCGGGGCCTCACCGAGGCGGTCACCGTTGACGGTCTGCCGGTGCTGCGGGTCAGCGGCCTGCCGGAACATGCCGGCCGGCGTATCGCGACTTTCCTCAAGAAGGAAGCGCGCGCCGATCTGGAAAAGCTGGTGGCGGTGCATGCAAAGGGGATCCGGGCCACGGTGTCCTCCATCAGCATGAAGGATACCCGCAGCCGCTGGGGTTCCTGTTCTTCCGAGGGAAACCTGAGTTTTTCCTGGCGCATCGTCATGGCGCCGCCACTAGTGATCGACTATCTCGCCGCCCACGAGGTCGCCCACTTACGCGAAATGAACCACGGCCCCCGCTTCTGGGCGCTCTGCCGCAAACTCTGCCCCGACATGGACGAGGCCAAGGCCTGGCTGAAGCGCCACGGCAGCCAGTTGCACGCGATCGACTTCGATTGAGCAGACCGCTTGAACTGATGGAAGGCGCCTGAGCTTCCTCACTCGGCGGCGTTGTCTCTCGCGCTGAGGTTCATTCAGGCAAATCAACGCGGATGGGACGTGTTCCGATCGGGGCACCGGTCTCACGGTCAATGGTGACGGCATCGATTTCGGTGCCGGTCTCAGCGTCAAAGAAGCGTGTCACATCGCCGCCAGCACGATGCTTCCGCCCCCATGCCCCAATCGCAAACAGCACCGGCAGGAAGTCTTGGCCCGGGGCCGTCAGCACGTACTCATCGCGCGGAGGTCGTTCCGAGTAACGTCGCTTCTCCAGTAGACCATGTTCCGTAAGCGCGGATAGGCGAGCGGTCAGCATCGTCGGCGCGATACCCAGACTCTTGCGGAATTCATCGAAGCGAGTGAGCCCCGCATGGGCATCCCGCATGATCAGCATGGTCCACGCATCACCCACCAATGCAAGGCTGCGGGCAATCAGACATGGTTGGCTTGAGAGATTCTTCATGTCGATATCTTTTTGATAGTGACTTACTACTAAATTGATAGTAACAGAGCGTTCATCAATGTTCCACGATAAAAGGCAGAGCTTGATGAGCAAGATAGAAAACGGCGTCGCCCTGATCACGGGCGCTTCCTCCGGTATCGGGCTGGTGACTGCACGAGCGTTGCGACGCGCTGGATACCGAGTGTTTGGAACCAGCCGCAAGCCCATGCCGGATACTCCGGATGGAGTTGCCATGCTGGTATGCGACGTTACCGACGACGGATCGGTGCAAAGGACGATCGACGAGATACTGGCCCGCGCCGGACGGATCGATCTTCTCGTCAACAATGCCGGGATCGGATTGCTTGGCGCGGCTGAGGAATCCTCCGAGGCACAGGCGAAGGCTCTATTCGACGTGAACTTTTTCGGTGTCCTGCGGATGACCAACGCAATACTTCCGGTGATGAGACGTCAGCGAAAGGGCAGGATCATCAACATGAGTTCCATCCTTGGGCTGATCCCCGCTCCCTACAACGCGCTGTACGCATCGACCAAGCACGCGATCGAGGGCTATTCCGAATCCCTCGACCACGAGGTCCGCACCCAGGGCATCCGCGTGGTGCTTGTGGAGCCCGGTGTCACCCGCACGTCCTTCGAGGAAAACCTAACGCGACCAGATCATCCGCTTCCGGTGTATGACACAGCGCGTGCCAATGCGGAGAAACTGATGCGCGACGTCATTAGGACGGGCGATGCGCCTGAGGTGGTCGCGGATATGGTGGTCAAAGCCGCGAACGCCGCATCGCCCAAGAGACGCTACACCGCAGGAAAGGCGGCGGGACAGGTCCGCTTCATACGCCGCTTCCTGCCGGAGTCATTCGTCGACAAGAATCTTCGCAAATTCAGCAGGCTTCCCGCTTGATAGCCTCGGCGTCGGAAGACACTCTTTGGTGCGCGGCATTTGGCCGGCCTGATCGAGTCCGGACCTTAGCCCTTCGGCTCCGGATGATCTCCGCGTCCGAGAAGATGCGCTGCCGACCGCCAGGCATGATGTGCGATCCGGTCGAGCCGTCTGACGGCATCGATCCGCGTGAAGGCATCTGCAGCGACCAGTTTTCCCGGTGCGACGGAGGCAAGCGTTGTGGCGCGATGGTCCCGTTTCAGCGCGCTGAGTTCTCTTGCCGCGCCCTCGGCCTCGGAGAGTGCCGCGACGATCTCGGGGGAAACGCTCCAGCCAATGGGACTGGCTTGCGCGCTGAGGGCAGATTCCGCAGTGATCGACTGACCGACCGTCTGTGCCGCGTGCATGACCTGCGCGGAAAGCTCGGCGGCGCGACGGTCAAGGGGGGCGTCGGCCGGCAGATTGGGAAACTCGCCTTCTGCCAAGACCTCTGCGAGGCGCGAGGCGTGATCGAGCGCGTGCAGCATGCTCGTCAGGCGCAGCCGCTCAGCCTCCGTCTCCGGCGGCTCCTTCAACTCGGACAGGAAATCGCGCACTTCCCCGAGTGCGCCGGCCGCCGCCGGAACGCCCTTCGCCGCCGGGCCTCTCTCGCCTCCCGAAAGTGCCGTCGAAACCGAGGCGGCGTTCGTTGCGAGGATATCCGCCAGGACACGCCGCACAGTCTCGACCGCTATCACCGGACTGGCGAGCACGCTCGGGTCGAGCGCGCGCTGCAGCTCCGTCTGCCTTGAGGGCAGGAGGCGCTCGACGACGCGGGTGAACCATTGCGTTGCCGGAAGGAGCACCGCGACGCCGATCACGTTATAGGCCGTGTGATAGGCGGCAAGCAGCGTCATTCCGTCGACCGACGCGGTGAAGCCGTTCATCAGCGCGGTCGTGAACGGAAAGGCGCCGATCGCGATCAGGGCCGCTATGATCTTGAACAGCACATAGGCAAGAGCGAGGCGTTTGGCGGTCGTGCTGGCGCCGAGCGCCGCCAATGCGGAACTCGTCGCCGTCCCGATATTCTGACCGATGATAAGCGCTGCACCCTGCTCCAGACTCACCGCCCCGGCGTAGAAAGCCGAAATGGTGACGGCGATGGCGGCCGTCGAGGACTGCATGACCGCAGTCATCGCCAAGCCGATGACGATCAGAGCCATGAGGCCAACGAACCCCGTGCCCCAGCCGACTCCCGGCGCGCCGAGCACCGCGGGCAGGTCAGAGGGATGCAGGCTCTCCGCAAGACCTCCCATGCCCTGCTGCAGCGTCGTCAGCCCGTAAAGCACCAGCGCGAAGCCGGCAAGCGCGCTGCCCGCCGCCGCGATCCGCCCGCCGCCCAGCAGCTTGGCCAGCGCGCCGATAAAAATCAGCGGCAGCGCGTAGGCCGAAAGTGAGACGCGCACGCCGATCAGCGCCACCAGCCAGCCCGTTCCAGTCGTGCCGACATTGGCGCCGAAGACGAGCCCAAGGCCCTGCGGAAAGGTCAAGAGCCCAGCGTTGACGAGACCGATCGTCGTCATCGTTACCGCGCTCGAAGATTGCACCAGGAGAGTGACGATCGCGCCCCAGAAAGCACCCGAGAGCGGCGTGGCCGCCGCAGTGCCGAGCGCAACCCGCAAAGCTGATCCTGCAAGCGCCTTTAGGCCGTCGGTCATGACGGCCATGCCGAGCAGAAACAGCCCGACCCCGCCCAGGATGGCGACTGTTGTCGACATGCACGTTCGCCCCGCTACGATTCTGTTTTAATCTCGCTAAAGTAGTCATAGCATCAACCGCCCCGGTGCCGATAGTCTCCCGCTGCATCGGCGCTCCGGCGCCCGAAAAGGCTCTGCCGATAACCTTCGCTTTAACAGCGCAAAATTCCCCTCTTGTCGCGTTTAGGCTCGACTCTTTTGAATTTTCGTGTCACTCCGCTGCCATGAACCCCGATATCAAAATTTGTGGTCTGAAGACGCCGGAAGCGGTGGATCGTGCTCTTGAGCGCGGCGCTACCCATGTCGGCTTCATTTTCTTTGAAAAGAGCCCGCGCTATATCGAGCCCGACATGGCCGGCCAGTTGGCGGAACGTGCTCGTGGCAAGGCTAAGATCGTTGCCGTGACGGTCAATCCCAGCAATGACGATTTGGATGAGATCATCTCGCTGGTGCGCCCGGATATGCTGCAGCTCCATGGCAATGAAAGCCCGGAGCGTGTGCTGACCATCAAAGCGGTCTATAATGTGCCCGTTATGAAGGCCATGGCGGTGCGCACCGCCGACGATCTGAAGCGGGTGGAATCCTATATCGGCATCGTCGACCGTTTCCTGTTCGACGCCAAGCCGCCTGTTGGTTCGGAGCTGCCGGGCGGAAACGGCGTGTCCTTCGATTGGAGCCTGATGAGCTGGCTCGACGATCGGGTGGACTACATGCTGTCGGGCGGCGTGAACAAGGACAATGTCGCTCAGGCACTGGCATCTACCAAGGCCAC
It encodes the following:
- a CDS encoding phosphoribosylanthranilate isomerase, which gives rise to MNPDIKICGLKTPEAVDRALERGATHVGFIFFEKSPRYIEPDMAGQLAERARGKAKIVAVTVNPSNDDLDEIISLVRPDMLQLHGNESPERVLTIKAVYNVPVMKAMAVRTADDLKRVESYIGIVDRFLFDAKPPVGSELPGGNGVSFDWSLMSWLDDRVDYMLSGGVNKDNVAQALASTKATGIDLSSALESAPGVKDLNKIDQFFDAFAEACLPEPAAGSRE
- a CDS encoding winged helix-turn-helix transcriptional regulator, with amino-acid sequence MKNLSSQPCLIARSLALVGDAWTMLIMRDAHAGLTRFDEFRKSLGIAPTMLTARLSALTEHGLLEKRRYSERPPRDEYVLTAPGQDFLPVLFAIGAWGRKHRAGGDVTRFFDAETGTEIDAVTIDRETGAPIGTRPIRVDLPE
- a CDS encoding oxidoreductase; this encodes MSKIENGVALITGASSGIGLVTARALRRAGYRVFGTSRKPMPDTPDGVAMLVCDVTDDGSVQRTIDEILARAGRIDLLVNNAGIGLLGAAEESSEAQAKALFDVNFFGVLRMTNAILPVMRRQRKGRIINMSSILGLIPAPYNALYASTKHAIEGYSESLDHEVRTQGIRVVLVEPGVTRTSFEENLTRPDHPLPVYDTARANAEKLMRDVIRTGDAPEVVADMVVKAANAASPKRRYTAGKAAGQVRFIRRFLPESFVDKNLRKFSRLPA
- a CDS encoding Na/Pi cotransporter family protein — translated: MSTTVAILGGVGLFLLGMAVMTDGLKALAGSALRVALGTAAATPLSGAFWGAIVTLLVQSSSAVTMTTIGLVNAGLLTFPQGLGLVFGANVGTTGTGWLVALIGVRVSLSAYALPLIFIGALAKLLGGGRIAAAGSALAGFALVLYGLTTLQQGMGGLAESLHPSDLPAVLGAPGVGWGTGFVGLMALIVIGLAMTAVMQSSTAAIAVTISAFYAGAVSLEQGAALIIGQNIGTATSSALAALGASTTAKRLALAYVLFKIIAALIAIGAFPFTTALMNGFTASVDGMTLLAAYHTAYNVIGVAVLLPATQWFTRVVERLLPSRQTELQRALDPSVLASPVIAVETVRRVLADILATNAASVSTALSGGERGPAAKGVPAAAGALGEVRDFLSELKEPPETEAERLRLTSMLHALDHASRLAEVLAEGEFPNLPADAPLDRRAAELSAQVMHAAQTVGQSITAESALSAQASPIGWSVSPEIVAALSEAEGAARELSALKRDHRATTLASVAPGKLVAADAFTRIDAVRRLDRIAHHAWRSAAHLLGRGDHPEPKG
- a CDS encoding M48 family metallopeptidase encodes the protein MFPLSPRSRRLAPKPPAPETRTLDVAGRLMPLTIRQHERATRITLRIEPGGRALKMTIPRGLAAREVNAFLDRHQGWLLTKLAKFSTGGSLQSGSEILLRGVRHRIEHTGSLRGLTEAVTVDGLPVLRVSGLPEHAGRRIATFLKKEARADLEKLVAVHAKGIRATVSSISMKDTRSRWGSCSSEGNLSFSWRIVMAPPLVIDYLAAHEVAHLREMNHGPRFWALCRKLCPDMDEAKAWLKRHGSQLHAIDFD
- a CDS encoding DUF2852 domain-containing protein, with the protein product MNHQSALLRPDWTPATIALMILGFVVFWPLGLAMLAYILFGERLRDFKRDVNQRADGMFAGCGRHRGRYRQHFSTGNVAFDDWRRAELERLEEERRKLDEMRAEFDTYVRELRRAKDQEEFDRFMRDRNNVKRNDDNGPTSEFQTP